From the Acidimicrobiales bacterium genome, one window contains:
- a CDS encoding molybdopterin-dependent oxidoreductase → MTTFTLNGRSVTVADGHEHLLAALRDELRIISPKDGCSPSGQCGCCAVLVDGKARVACQTSLDKTEGSNITTIEGMDPLERERYAEVFAATGALQCGFCTPGIVIRTKALIDKKGDELTREEASRHLGGHLCRCTGYVKILDAVEELARPTGLARPELPGGIGTRGMRYEGCDLALGFRPYIDDMTPDGCLHAALTLAEHARADVVAIDTSAAEAVDGVVRVLTAADIPGELRVGLIHTDWPVMIPVGGRTSYLGDVLAVVVAKDRPTARRAAQLVDVTYDVLRPITDPVRAIDDTEDAVWGLDGNVLSRSVYARGDFDAALASSTHTVTETFQTQRIDHAFLEPESTLAVPTDGGGLYVYSGGQGVWDDRNQIASVLGIDTSKITVELVSNGGAFGGKEDMSNQAQTALAAYLTELPVRCTLSREESFLIHTKRHPIRIEMSAGCDADGKLTALRARMIGDSGPYASVGMKVLERAAGHVSGPYVVANIDVEAIAARTNNPVGGAFRGFGANQAQFAMEGVMDRLAAAVGITGWEMRNRNVVSPGVVWGPGQIMDDGCLGAQACLDAIKPAYDEARAAGKPVGLGLGLKNSGLGNGFKEIAKAVVRFEADGTVEVRHCWTEMGQGVHTVALQVAVEELGVAAEKVRVVVDTTRELGAGQTTGSRGTLMGAGSVAAACKAAIEGGREIGVDYEGEYRVDWTNSLSDDVENPIIHSTFGYAAQLVIVDPDTGEIEKVVAAHDVGRAVNPLLCEGQIEGSVHMGLGYALSEGFPVDESGRPANDTLRALAIIRPKDMPPVEVILVESAQPDSPYGIKGVGEIGLVPTAGAVAAALAAHDGQWRTELPMANDANRERASAWT, encoded by the coding sequence ATGACCACCTTCACCTTGAACGGGCGGTCGGTCACTGTCGCCGACGGCCACGAACACCTCCTCGCGGCGCTGCGGGACGAACTGCGCATCATCTCCCCCAAGGACGGATGCTCGCCGTCGGGCCAGTGCGGATGCTGCGCCGTGCTCGTGGACGGCAAGGCCCGCGTCGCGTGCCAGACCTCCCTGGACAAGACCGAGGGCTCCAACATCACCACGATCGAAGGGATGGACCCTCTCGAACGCGAGCGCTACGCCGAGGTCTTCGCCGCCACCGGCGCTCTGCAGTGCGGGTTCTGCACCCCGGGCATCGTCATCCGCACCAAGGCTCTGATCGACAAGAAGGGCGACGAGCTCACCCGCGAGGAAGCGTCCCGCCACCTGGGCGGACACCTGTGCCGCTGCACCGGCTACGTGAAGATCCTCGACGCCGTGGAGGAACTCGCCCGGCCCACAGGCCTCGCCCGCCCGGAGCTCCCCGGCGGCATCGGCACGCGGGGGATGCGTTACGAGGGCTGTGACCTCGCCCTGGGTTTCCGTCCCTACATCGACGACATGACCCCCGACGGGTGCCTGCACGCAGCGCTCACCCTCGCCGAGCACGCCCGGGCCGACGTCGTCGCCATCGACACCTCAGCAGCGGAAGCCGTCGACGGGGTCGTCCGCGTCCTGACTGCGGCCGACATCCCGGGCGAGTTGCGGGTCGGCCTCATCCACACGGACTGGCCGGTGATGATCCCCGTCGGCGGACGCACCTCCTATCTCGGCGACGTCCTCGCGGTGGTGGTGGCGAAGGACCGGCCGACCGCACGACGCGCCGCGCAACTCGTCGACGTCACCTACGACGTCCTTCGCCCGATCACCGACCCGGTGCGGGCCATCGACGACACCGAGGACGCCGTCTGGGGACTCGACGGCAACGTGTTGTCCCGCTCCGTCTACGCCCGTGGCGACTTCGACGCCGCGCTCGCGTCCTCGACCCACACGGTCACCGAGACCTTCCAGACCCAACGCATCGACCACGCCTTCCTCGAACCGGAGTCCACGCTGGCCGTCCCCACCGACGGCGGCGGTCTGTACGTCTATTCGGGCGGCCAGGGCGTGTGGGACGACCGGAACCAGATCGCCTCGGTACTCGGGATCGACACCTCGAAGATCACCGTGGAACTCGTCTCCAACGGCGGGGCCTTCGGCGGCAAGGAGGACATGTCGAACCAGGCGCAGACGGCCCTGGCCGCGTACCTGACCGAACTGCCGGTGCGCTGCACGCTGAGCCGCGAAGAGTCGTTCCTCATCCACACCAAGCGCCACCCGATCCGCATCGAGATGTCCGCCGGCTGCGACGCCGACGGGAAGCTCACCGCTCTGCGGGCACGGATGATCGGTGACTCCGGCCCGTACGCGTCGGTCGGCATGAAGGTCCTCGAACGGGCGGCCGGGCACGTCTCGGGCCCCTACGTCGTCGCGAACATCGACGTCGAGGCGATCGCCGCCCGCACCAACAACCCGGTGGGTGGCGCGTTCCGCGGCTTCGGCGCCAACCAGGCCCAGTTCGCGATGGAAGGGGTCATGGACCGCCTCGCCGCGGCCGTCGGCATCACCGGCTGGGAGATGCGCAACCGCAACGTCGTCAGCCCCGGCGTCGTGTGGGGGCCGGGCCAGATCATGGACGACGGGTGCCTCGGCGCCCAGGCCTGTCTGGATGCGATCAAGCCCGCCTATGACGAGGCCCGTGCCGCCGGCAAGCCCGTCGGCCTCGGACTCGGCCTCAAGAACTCCGGGCTCGGCAACGGCTTCAAGGAGATCGCCAAGGCGGTCGTGCGCTTCGAGGCCGACGGCACCGTGGAGGTCCGTCACTGCTGGACCGAGATGGGCCAGGGCGTGCACACCGTGGCCCTGCAGGTGGCCGTGGAGGAACTGGGCGTCGCGGCCGAGAAGGTCCGCGTCGTCGTCGACACCACCCGTGAGCTCGGCGCCGGCCAGACCACCGGCAGCCGCGGCACGCTCATGGGCGCAGGTTCGGTGGCCGCCGCATGCAAGGCCGCCATCGAGGGTGGTCGTGAGATCGGTGTGGACTACGAGGGCGAGTACCGCGTCGACTGGACCAACTCGTTGTCCGACGACGTCGAGAACCCGATCATCCACTCGACGTTCGGCTACGCCGCGCAACTCGTCATCGTGGACCCCGACACCGGTGAGATCGAGAAGGTCGTCGCCGCGCATGACGTCGGCCGGGCCGTCAACCCGTTGCTGTGCGAGGGTCAGATCGAAGGATCGGTCCACATGGGTCTGGGCTACGCACTCTCCGAGGGCTTCCCCGTGGACGAATCCGGGCGCCCTGCCAACGACACCCTGCGTGCGCTCGCCATCATCCGACCCAAGGACATGCCACCGGTCGAGGTGATCCTCGTGGAATCCGCCCAGCCGGACTCGCCCTACGGGATCAAGGGCGTCGGCGAGATCGGCCTCGTCCCCACCGCGGGCGCAGTGGCCGCGGCGCTCGCCGCCCACGACGGGCAGTGGCGCACCGAGTTACCCATGGCCAACGACGCCAACCGCGAGCGGGCCTCGGCGTGGACCTGA
- a CDS encoding amidohydrolase family protein, producing MDLSALPPDTTPGLVCSHHHLYSALARGMPAPPRTPAGFGEILELVWWRLDRALDLDILAASARLGALEALERGCTAIIDHNESPNAIEGSLDVIADACAEVGVRVSCAYGVTDRHGPDGAKAGLAENERFLRAGGHGYVGVHAAFTCTDETLEAAAGLAAELGVGVHIHVAEGPDDAGAVERLAGLATDDWLIIHGVGLPDDHGIAGTIVHNPRSNMNNSVGYARPTRFTNPVALGTDGIGADMLEEFRLAYVKLREVDVTASPDAPWEWLSTGWDLMPAARADRVRWTYEPMDPWRLAFSPGVSPTEVTVDDEVVWADGRPTRVDAGEIRAHATEQAARLFTRLEEMP from the coding sequence GTGGACCTGAGCGCCCTGCCCCCGGACACCACCCCGGGCCTGGTCTGCTCCCATCACCACCTCTACTCGGCGCTCGCCCGGGGTATGCCGGCCCCGCCGCGCACACCCGCGGGTTTCGGCGAGATCCTCGAACTCGTCTGGTGGCGCCTGGACCGGGCCCTGGACCTCGACATCCTCGCGGCGTCGGCCCGCCTCGGCGCGCTCGAGGCTCTGGAGCGTGGGTGCACGGCGATCATCGACCACAACGAGTCGCCGAATGCGATCGAGGGATCCCTCGACGTCATCGCCGACGCGTGCGCAGAAGTCGGCGTGCGGGTGTCGTGCGCGTACGGCGTCACCGACCGGCACGGACCGGACGGGGCGAAGGCCGGCCTCGCCGAGAACGAGCGGTTTCTGCGGGCCGGCGGTCACGGCTACGTGGGCGTCCACGCCGCGTTCACCTGCACCGACGAGACCCTGGAGGCCGCGGCCGGCCTGGCCGCCGAACTGGGCGTCGGCGTACACATCCACGTCGCCGAAGGTCCCGACGACGCCGGTGCCGTCGAACGACTCGCCGGGCTCGCCACCGACGACTGGCTGATCATCCACGGCGTCGGCCTCCCCGACGACCACGGCATCGCGGGCACCATCGTGCACAACCCGCGTTCCAACATGAACAACTCGGTCGGCTACGCGCGCCCCACGCGGTTCACCAACCCCGTCGCGCTCGGCACCGACGGGATCGGCGCCGACATGTTGGAGGAGTTCCGCCTCGCCTACGTGAAGCTACGCGAAGTGGATGTGACCGCGTCGCCGGACGCGCCGTGGGAGTGGCTGTCGACCGGCTGGGACCTCATGCCAGCCGCCCGCGCCGACCGCGTCCGTTGGACCTACGAACCGATGGACCCGTGGCGACTCGCGTTCAGCCCCGGCGTCTCGCCCACAGAAGTCACCGTGGACGACGAGGTCGTCTGGGCCGACGGTCGACCGACACGCGTCGACGCCGGCGAGATCCGCGCCCACGCCACCGAGCAGGCCGCGAGACTGTTCACCCGACTCGAGGAGATGCCGTGA
- a CDS encoding LLM class flavin-dependent oxidoreductase has translation MKRVALYLQDAHPIRDAMEYAAYAEEKGFEAVWQADSRLVREAVVPMAAFAATTETIKIGSGVVDCWTRNPARLASTFSTLDDLAPGRVILGIGAWWEPLATKVGVDRRKPLKAMREIVEAVRALLGDEHVTYDGEFVHLDGVELDYVHQERRPKDVPIYIGATGMKMMELTGEIGDGVVLNYLVSPSYNRKAMDALERGAAKAGRSVDDLDRPQLVVCSLDEDRDAALDAARLLVTQYLGQQPHIMAASGVPQALLDEIGQVLTWPASHDEVVAASKLVPDDVVQMICAAGSPDECREKVQHYMDNGCTCPILYPLGPDVRLMIDTFAPSS, from the coding sequence GTGAAGCGAGTTGCTCTGTACCTGCAGGACGCCCACCCGATCCGTGACGCCATGGAGTACGCCGCATACGCGGAGGAGAAGGGCTTCGAGGCCGTCTGGCAGGCCGACTCGCGCCTCGTGCGTGAGGCCGTCGTCCCCATGGCCGCATTCGCCGCCACGACCGAGACGATCAAGATCGGCTCCGGCGTCGTCGACTGCTGGACGCGCAACCCGGCCCGGCTCGCGTCCACGTTCTCGACCCTCGACGACCTCGCCCCCGGCCGGGTCATCCTCGGGATCGGCGCGTGGTGGGAGCCCCTCGCCACGAAGGTGGGAGTGGACCGACGCAAGCCGCTGAAGGCGATGCGCGAGATCGTCGAAGCCGTGCGGGCGCTGCTGGGCGACGAGCACGTCACCTACGACGGCGAGTTCGTGCACCTCGACGGGGTCGAACTGGACTACGTCCACCAGGAGCGCCGCCCCAAGGACGTGCCCATCTACATCGGGGCGACCGGCATGAAGATGATGGAGCTCACCGGCGAGATCGGTGACGGCGTCGTCCTCAACTACCTCGTCTCGCCGTCCTACAACCGCAAGGCGATGGACGCGCTCGAACGGGGTGCGGCGAAGGCCGGCCGTTCGGTCGACGACCTCGACCGGCCCCAGCTGGTGGTCTGTTCACTCGACGAGGACCGTGACGCCGCGCTCGACGCCGCCCGCCTGCTCGTCACCCAGTACCTCGGCCAGCAGCCCCACATCATGGCGGCATCCGGTGTGCCCCAGGCGCTGCTCGACGAGATCGGTCAGGTACTGACGTGGCCCGCCAGCCACGACGAAGTGGTCGCCGCGTCGAAGCTCGTGCCCGACGACGTCGTCCAGATGATCTGCGCAGCCGGCTCGCCCGACGAGTGCCGCGAGAAGGTCCAGCACTACATGGACAACGGCTGCACGTGCCCGATCCTGTACCCGCTCGGCCCCGACGTCCGCCTCATGATCGACACCTTCGCCCCGTCCAGCTGA
- a CDS encoding amidase: MSDARGDDILGRHDAVSLAQMVRSGEASPVELVEAAIARIEALDAHVNAVIHRRFERALDEAASPDLPDGPFRGVPFLLKDLWPTSAGDPFHMGVRGLAEANYVHPEDSNIVRRYREAGFVICGRTNTPELGLLATTEPLAYGPTRNPWNTDYSPGGSSGGAAAAVAAGMVPAANASDGGGSIRIPSAMCGLFGLKPSRGRVSMGPLLDEMGLSVQHALTHTVRDSAAILDATAGPFPGDGVIAPAPTTPFAEEVGADPGRLRVGLMAELPRSIETEAPCAAAARAVAATLEALGHDVTESHPPALADDSSADAFMTLWGVSTAANLRLVSTLLGREVTEDDVEAPTWIAAQSAPSVTGDQVLAAQDAMHRFRRETAQWWADGFDLLVCPTTLRPPPQIGELTGTDDNPLRGAIGSIPYGAITAPFNVTGQPAMSVPGRRTAAGLPVGAQIIAAYGREDVLFRVAAQLEAEIRWADERAPLHP, encoded by the coding sequence GTGAGTGATGCACGAGGCGACGACATCCTCGGCCGCCACGACGCCGTCTCCCTCGCACAGATGGTCCGCTCGGGCGAGGCCAGCCCGGTCGAACTGGTCGAAGCCGCCATCGCCCGGATCGAGGCGCTCGACGCGCATGTGAACGCCGTGATCCACCGACGCTTCGAACGCGCCCTCGACGAGGCCGCGTCGCCCGATCTCCCCGACGGGCCGTTCCGGGGCGTGCCGTTCCTCCTCAAGGACCTGTGGCCCACCTCCGCCGGGGACCCGTTCCACATGGGGGTCCGCGGGCTCGCCGAAGCGAACTACGTCCACCCCGAGGACTCGAACATCGTCCGTCGCTACCGCGAGGCGGGGTTCGTCATCTGCGGCCGGACGAACACACCCGAACTCGGTCTGCTGGCGACCACCGAGCCGCTGGCTTACGGCCCGACCCGCAACCCGTGGAACACCGACTACAGCCCGGGCGGGTCGTCGGGCGGTGCGGCCGCAGCGGTCGCGGCCGGGATGGTTCCCGCGGCCAACGCGAGCGACGGCGGCGGCTCCATCCGGATCCCCTCGGCGATGTGCGGCCTCTTCGGGCTCAAGCCCTCCCGTGGCCGCGTCTCGATGGGACCGCTGCTCGACGAGATGGGACTGTCGGTTCAACACGCCCTCACGCACACGGTGCGCGACTCGGCCGCGATCCTCGACGCCACCGCCGGGCCATTCCCCGGCGACGGCGTCATCGCGCCGGCCCCGACCACGCCATTCGCCGAGGAGGTCGGTGCCGACCCGGGCAGGCTCCGCGTCGGACTGATGGCGGAGCTCCCGCGCTCCATCGAGACCGAGGCGCCGTGCGCGGCAGCGGCTCGCGCCGTCGCAGCAACACTCGAAGCCCTCGGCCACGACGTCACGGAAAGCCACCCGCCTGCCCTCGCAGACGACTCATCGGCGGACGCGTTCATGACGCTGTGGGGCGTCAGCACCGCGGCCAACCTCCGCCTCGTCAGCACACTCCTGGGCCGTGAGGTGACCGAAGACGACGTCGAGGCGCCCACCTGGATCGCTGCGCAGAGTGCTCCGTCAGTGACCGGCGATCAGGTCCTCGCCGCCCAGGACGCGATGCACCGCTTCCGTCGGGAGACGGCGCAGTGGTGGGCCGACGGCTTCGACCTCCTCGTGTGCCCGACCACGCTGCGCCCACCGCCGCAGATCGGCGAACTGACCGGAACCGACGACAATCCGCTGCGTGGAGCGATCGGCTCGATCCCCTACGGGGCCATCACCGCGCCGTTCAACGTGACGGGACAACCGGCGATGTCGGTCCCCGGCCGCCGCACGGCTGCGGGGCTCCCCGTCGGTGCGCAGATCATCGCCGCCTACGGGCGCGAGGATGTGTTGTTCCGTGTGGCTGCCCAACTCGAAGCCGAGATCCGCTGGGCCGACGAGCGGGCGCCGCTACACCCCTGA
- a CDS encoding DM13 domain-containing protein: MTSTTPPPTLDPSGADNDSRRPGIISRFGGFLRRQWRWIVPGTAVVIAGLAWLAFGYFGVHTLFIDNKVDEDGPVFASGAVADADTVDDDAPDTAPPVTDEAPAAPDTPSDEEPAEPDTPAEEAPGDEEPADAAPPASEEPADPDPPAMEEPAEPEIVTIFEGSFTGLGRYSVEGEIVVLNDGSEQRFLRFPDLNADNGPDLNVYLSAAPADGPADALDDDFIDLGDLKGNIGSQNYEIPPDVDLERYGTVVIWCVRFSAGFGVGALTPPAA; this comes from the coding sequence GTGACCTCGACGACCCCACCCCCGACTCTCGACCCTTCCGGCGCCGACAACGACTCCCGACGCCCCGGAATCATCTCCCGCTTCGGCGGTTTCCTGCGCCGACAATGGCGCTGGATCGTGCCCGGAACCGCCGTGGTGATCGCCGGCCTCGCCTGGCTCGCGTTCGGCTACTTCGGCGTCCACACCCTCTTCATCGACAACAAGGTGGACGAGGACGGGCCCGTGTTCGCCAGCGGCGCGGTGGCCGACGCCGACACCGTCGACGACGATGCCCCTGACACGGCGCCACCGGTCACCGACGAGGCACCCGCGGCGCCAGACACGCCCTCCGACGAGGAACCCGCAGAACCCGACACGCCCGCGGAGGAAGCACCTGGCGACGAGGAACCCGCCGACGCCGCCCCGCCGGCCAGCGAGGAGCCCGCTGATCCGGACCCACCCGCTATGGAGGAGCCGGCCGAACCCGAGATCGTGACCATCTTCGAGGGCAGCTTCACCGGCCTCGGCCGCTACTCGGTCGAAGGCGAGATCGTCGTTCTCAACGACGGCAGCGAACAGCGCTTCCTGCGGTTCCCGGACCTGAACGCGGACAACGGACCGGACCTGAACGTCTACCTGAGCGCCGCTCCGGCCGACGGCCCCGCCGACGCCCTCGACGACGACTTCATCGACCTCGGCGACCTCAAGGGCAACATCGGCTCGCAGAACTACGAGATCCCGCCCGACGTGGACCTCGAGCGCTACGGAACCGTCGTCATCTGGTGCGTCCGCTTCAGCGCCGGCTTCGGTGTCGGCGCCCTCACACCGCCCGCCGCCTGA
- a CDS encoding IMP dehydrogenase has translation MGLEGLRLGLTYDDVLLVPRRSTIRSRGTVDLTTRLSRNIELALPVVAANMDTVTEHEMATALAGLGAVGIIHRFLPSHAHAAEIERVKAADPSYLVGAAVGTDHDMLDRAKACVAAGADVLVLDIAHGHADHAIDGVKLLKDTFADVDVIAGNVATAAGAVDLAAAGADAIKVGVGPGGVCTTRLVAGVGVPQLTALSDVVAADVGVPIIADGGIKTSGDIAKALAVGADTVMIGSLFAGTKESPGEVESTSRGLVKRIRGMASREAVEHRARRAGEELDDEYFEHRAPEGVEGTVPYKGQVSQVVGQLMAGVKSSMSYLDATDLATFRANAAFIQVTGAGIRENSPHATQTG, from the coding sequence ATGGGTCTCGAAGGCCTACGGCTCGGGCTCACCTACGACGACGTTCTTCTGGTTCCGCGCCGCTCGACCATCCGGTCACGCGGCACGGTCGACCTGACGACCCGTCTGAGCCGCAACATCGAACTCGCGCTGCCCGTGGTGGCCGCGAACATGGACACCGTCACCGAACACGAGATGGCCACGGCGTTGGCCGGTCTCGGCGCGGTCGGGATCATCCACCGCTTCCTACCGTCGCACGCCCACGCGGCGGAGATCGAGCGGGTGAAGGCCGCTGATCCGAGCTACCTGGTGGGCGCGGCCGTCGGCACCGACCACGACATGTTGGATCGGGCCAAGGCCTGCGTGGCCGCCGGTGCGGACGTCCTCGTCCTCGACATCGCCCACGGCCACGCTGACCACGCCATCGACGGCGTCAAGCTCCTCAAGGACACGTTCGCCGATGTCGACGTGATCGCCGGGAACGTGGCCACGGCAGCCGGGGCCGTGGATCTCGCGGCGGCGGGTGCTGATGCGATCAAGGTCGGCGTCGGGCCCGGCGGTGTGTGCACGACCCGCCTCGTTGCGGGCGTCGGCGTGCCCCAGTTGACCGCGCTCAGCGACGTGGTCGCTGCCGACGTGGGTGTTCCGATCATCGCCGACGGCGGCATCAAGACGTCCGGTGACATCGCGAAGGCCCTGGCCGTCGGCGCCGACACGGTCATGATCGGTTCGCTGTTCGCCGGGACCAAGGAGAGCCCCGGTGAGGTCGAGTCCACGTCACGGGGGCTCGTGAAGCGGATTCGGGGGATGGCCTCGCGTGAGGCCGTCGAGCACCGAGCCCGGCGCGCCGGCGAGGAACTCGACGACGAGTACTTCGAGCACCGCGCCCCCGAGGGTGTCGAGGGGACCGTCCCCTACAAGGGCCAGGTGTCTCAGGTGGTCGGCCAGTTGATGGCCGGGGTGAAGAGCTCGATGAGCTATCTCGACGCCACCGACCTGGCGACCTTCCGCGCGAACGCGGCGTTCATCCAGGTGACCGGCGCGGGTATCCGTGAGAACTCACCCCACGCAACCCAGACCGGCTGA
- a CDS encoding NAD(P)/FAD-dependent oxidoreductase, whose product MSPSIRPSGGPDAVVIGGGHNGLVCAAYLARAGLRPLVLEARRAVGGCASTVDAVGARVNICNCDHIFFRTTSIAEDLNLAGHGLTYLDVDPNMVNLFWDGSTPWAVRRSVTETLDVLSATHPGEVNGYKRYVADTAPVAALLVEVATRLPTPANALRSVAGRRFRGAVRMARFARMSALDVARSYFSTDALVGPLMAMGPAVWGVSPADPGTGLGALGYAFRHAIGVGRPTGGSGALTDALQRSLEAAGGSVRCGARVSRIVTSGDRVVGVELGTGEVIETGIVVGACDPRAVLVDFLRDPPAGVVALRDRWAARPVPGGYESKIDAVIEELPRYRDLGPVTDTVSDPDDLLRPSSYICPPVEEICAAPGIVATGHVPESPVMFVNLPSVVDASMRPEGGHVFSLEALGTPYSLAGGWDPEGEPRRWLDRYGSLVEGDFAATIRDWRVVTPVDYERDFAMSRGYAPSFSGSPLSALAGRDRELTRYETPVEGLYLTGAGTFPGAGIWGASGRNAASVILQRHR is encoded by the coding sequence ATGTCGCCGTCGATCAGACCGTCCGGAGGTCCCGACGCCGTCGTCATCGGCGGTGGACACAACGGACTGGTCTGTGCCGCCTATCTCGCCCGGGCCGGCCTGAGGCCACTCGTCCTCGAGGCCCGCCGGGCCGTCGGCGGCTGCGCCTCGACCGTCGACGCCGTGGGCGCGCGGGTCAACATCTGCAACTGCGACCACATCTTCTTCCGGACCACCTCGATCGCCGAGGACCTGAATCTGGCGGGCCACGGCCTGACCTACCTCGACGTCGACCCGAACATGGTGAACCTGTTCTGGGACGGTTCGACCCCGTGGGCGGTGCGTCGCTCGGTGACCGAGACACTCGACGTCCTGTCGGCGACCCACCCGGGTGAAGTGAACGGGTACAAGCGCTACGTGGCGGACACGGCACCGGTGGCCGCGCTGCTGGTGGAGGTCGCCACCCGGCTACCGACGCCGGCGAACGCGCTGCGCTCGGTGGCCGGTCGCAGATTCCGGGGTGCCGTGCGCATGGCGAGGTTCGCCCGGATGTCAGCCCTCGACGTCGCCCGCTCGTACTTCAGCACCGACGCCCTCGTCGGCCCGCTGATGGCCATGGGGCCGGCCGTGTGGGGGGTCTCGCCGGCCGATCCGGGGACGGGCCTCGGAGCGCTCGGGTACGCGTTCCGCCACGCGATCGGCGTGGGTCGACCGACCGGCGGAAGTGGTGCCCTCACCGATGCACTTCAACGGTCACTCGAAGCGGCCGGCGGCTCTGTGCGCTGCGGTGCGCGGGTCTCGCGGATCGTGACGTCGGGCGATCGTGTCGTCGGCGTCGAACTCGGCACCGGGGAGGTGATCGAGACGGGGATCGTCGTGGGGGCCTGCGATCCCCGGGCGGTCCTCGTGGACTTCCTACGTGACCCTCCCGCCGGCGTCGTGGCGCTGCGAGACCGGTGGGCGGCGAGGCCCGTGCCGGGCGGCTACGAGTCCAAGATCGACGCCGTCATCGAAGAGCTGCCCCGCTACCGCGACCTCGGTCCGGTCACCGACACCGTGTCGGATCCCGATGACCTGCTGCGCCCGAGCTCCTACATCTGTCCCCCGGTCGAGGAGATCTGCGCCGCTCCCGGCATCGTCGCCACCGGCCACGTGCCGGAGTCGCCGGTCATGTTCGTCAACTTGCCCTCCGTGGTCGACGCGTCGATGCGTCCCGAAGGTGGCCACGTATTCTCCCTGGAGGCCCTCGGCACGCCGTATTCGCTGGCGGGTGGGTGGGACCCCGAAGGCGAGCCGCGTCGCTGGCTGGATCGTTACGGCTCCCTGGTCGAGGGCGACTTCGCCGCGACCATCCGGGACTGGAGGGTTGTCACCCCGGTGGACTACGAGCGTGACTTCGCGATGTCACGGGGCTACGCGCCGTCCTTCTCGGGTTCGCCCCTGTCGGCGCTGGCGGGCCGCGACCGCGAACTGACCCGCTATGAGACGCCGGTCGAGGGCCTCTACCTCACGGGGGCCGGCACCTTCCCCGGAGCCGGTATCTGGGGCGCGTCGGGCCGCAACGCCGCGTCGGTGATCCTGCAACGGCACCGGTAG
- a CDS encoding creatininase family protein, with translation MNGPRQTRRLEDLTARAVADAVTVGSTLVLPIGAVEQHGPHLPLSVDHVIAHEAASAAVARVGEELDLWLLPTLAVSKSNEHAWSPGTLWLSAGTMLAVLNDLGRSVAATSAQRLVLLNGHGGNSSLLNVACRDLRLAHGLKTFLVHPFVPPDQGGSSPEAELAMGIHGGHEETSVMLHLRPDLVDMSRATRRIPETLADNEFVRFGGPVSFGWLSDDFGPDGHIGDPTTATAEDGARIFAAMVDLLCRQMAEIIRFDYGR, from the coding sequence GTGAACGGACCCCGTCAGACCCGACGCCTCGAGGACCTGACCGCGCGGGCGGTCGCCGACGCCGTCACCGTCGGCTCGACGCTCGTGCTCCCCATCGGCGCCGTCGAGCAGCACGGCCCGCACCTGCCGCTGTCGGTGGACCACGTGATCGCGCACGAAGCCGCCTCCGCCGCCGTCGCCCGTGTCGGCGAGGAACTCGACCTGTGGCTCCTGCCGACCCTGGCGGTCTCGAAGTCCAACGAACACGCGTGGTCGCCGGGGACGTTGTGGCTCTCCGCCGGGACGATGCTCGCCGTGCTGAACGATCTGGGGCGCAGCGTGGCGGCCACCAGCGCACAGCGACTCGTGCTCCTCAACGGCCACGGAGGGAACTCCTCGCTGTTGAACGTGGCGTGCCGGGACCTGCGGCTCGCCCACGGACTGAAGACCTTCCTCGTGCACCCGTTCGTCCCACCCGACCAGGGCGGCTCGTCGCCGGAGGCCGAGCTTGCCATGGGCATCCACGGCGGCCATGAGGAGACCTCGGTGATGCTGCACCTGCGACCCGACCTCGTGGACATGAGCCGTGCCACCCGGCGCATCCCCGAGACGCTCGCCGACAACGAGTTCGTCCGCTTCGGCGGACCGGTGAGCTTCGGTTGGCTGTCCGACGACTTCGGCCCCGACGGCCACATCGGCGACCCGACGACGGCGACCGCCGAGGATGGCGCACGGATCTTCGCGGCGATGGTGGATCTGCTCTGTCGCCAGATGGCCGAGATCATCCGCTTCGACTACGGCCGCTGA